From a single Brassica napus cultivar Da-Ae chromosome C9, Da-Ae, whole genome shotgun sequence genomic region:
- the LOC111213854 gene encoding branched-chain-amino-acid aminotransferase-like protein 2: MEVIHSWSCPRSLSTALMYSFAQRDDIEVLDEPLNASFLKATGADRLYRDEIFASMEIDGHKVVKDIIYGPGKKKYRFCKNLAKHRILGLPSELMSKGKHFILIRNPVHILPSFGKVIPLSFLDVGLADLVSIYSDLCQMGTPPPVIDADDLQRNPEVSFLYYEYCNKKTCYKKKKKQENLIILCKKMHILCIIHLFSSLYA; this comes from the exons ATGGAGGTGATTCACTCATGGTCTTGTCCAAGATCACTCAGCACCGCTCTCATGTACTCCTTTGCCCAG AGAGATGACATCGAAGTGCTGGACGAGCCATTAAACGCTTCGTTCCTTAAAGCTACAGGTGCTGATAGGCTATACAGAGATGAGATTTTCGCTAGCATG GAAATTGATGGACATAAGGTGGTGAAAGACATCATTTATGGTCCAGGAAAGAAGAAATATAGGTTTTGTAAG AATTTGGCAAAACATCGTATTCTTGGCTTGCCAAGTGAACTAATGAGTAAAGGAAAGCACTTTATCTTGATACGCAATCCGGTTCACATATTG CCTTCTTTTGGTAAGGTAATCCCATTATCATTTCTCGACGTGGGATTGGCAGACTTAGTTTCAATATACAGCGATCTCTGCCAGATGGGAACACCACCACCAGTCATCGATGCAGATGACCTTCAGCGAAATCCCGAGGTTTCATTTCTGTATTATGAATACTGTAACAAGAAaacttgttacaaaaaaaaaaaaaaacaagaaaacttgATTATCTTATGTAAGAAGATGCATATTTTGTGTATCATTCATCTATTTTCAAGCCTCTATGCTTAA